The Lysobacter capsici genome has a segment encoding these proteins:
- a CDS encoding heme lyase CcmF/NrfE family subunit, protein MLPELGQIALILALLISVLQTALPLLGAHRGIEPWMAIARPAAYSQLLLVGFAFVLLTHAFVNQDFSLRYVAENSNTLLPVLYRYSAVWGAHEGSLLMWALVLALWTAAVAWFSKSLPSQVIARVLGVMGVISVGFLAFLIFTSNPFARLLPAVAEGRDLNPLLQDPGLIIHPPMLYIGYVGFSVPFAFAIAALLDGKVDARWLRWTRPWTNVAWAFLTLGIALGSWWAYYELGWGGWWFWDPVENASFMPWLAGAALIHSQAVTEKRGSFRGWTLLLAIAAFSLSLLGTFLVRSGVLTSVHAFAADPSRGLFVLIFLGIVIGGSLLLYALRAPSGEENAGKPFELMSRETLLLGNNLLLATACAMVLLGTLYPLLADALDLGKISVGPPYFALMFVLLMTPLVLLLPFGPLFRWQREQASRPLAMLIPWAGLALGAAIAAYFLAPQSPLKVAAGVGGAVWVAAGTLRFVWTRVRGKGNAFTAEMLGMTLAHLGVAVFLIGALLVEGLSVQREVALAPGKSLDLGRYSFRFDSVKHSVGPNYEADYGTVTVFDGGELLTVMHPEKRAYASGGQVLTEAALAPGLTRDLYVALGEPLGGGAWAVRVHIKPFVRWVWLGALLMMLGGLVAATDRRFRPKLAPEPKRAEPDPLEFALADGPEAFAAEKRYRGNDDDVFAGKPDGDDA, encoded by the coding sequence ATGCTGCCTGAACTCGGCCAGATCGCCCTGATCCTCGCCCTGCTGATCTCGGTCCTGCAGACCGCGCTGCCGCTGCTCGGCGCGCACCGCGGCATCGAGCCGTGGATGGCGATCGCGCGGCCGGCCGCGTATTCGCAGTTGCTGCTGGTCGGCTTCGCGTTCGTGCTGCTGACCCACGCCTTCGTCAATCAGGATTTCTCGCTGCGCTATGTCGCCGAGAACAGCAACACCCTGCTGCCGGTGCTGTACCGCTATTCCGCGGTGTGGGGCGCGCACGAAGGTTCGCTGCTGATGTGGGCGCTGGTGCTCGCGCTGTGGACCGCCGCGGTGGCCTGGTTCTCCAAGTCGCTGCCGTCGCAGGTGATCGCGCGCGTGCTCGGGGTGATGGGCGTGATCAGCGTCGGCTTCCTCGCCTTCCTGATCTTCACCAGCAACCCGTTCGCGCGGCTGCTGCCGGCGGTGGCCGAAGGCCGCGATCTCAATCCGCTGCTGCAGGACCCGGGCCTGATCATCCATCCGCCGATGCTCTACATCGGCTACGTCGGTTTCAGCGTGCCGTTCGCGTTCGCGATCGCCGCGCTGCTCGACGGCAAGGTCGACGCGCGCTGGCTGCGCTGGACCCGGCCGTGGACCAATGTCGCCTGGGCGTTCTTGACCCTCGGCATCGCCCTGGGCTCGTGGTGGGCGTATTACGAACTGGGCTGGGGCGGCTGGTGGTTCTGGGACCCGGTCGAGAACGCCAGCTTCATGCCGTGGCTGGCCGGCGCGGCGCTGATTCATTCGCAGGCGGTCACGGAAAAACGCGGCAGCTTCCGCGGCTGGACCTTGTTGCTCGCGATCGCCGCGTTCTCGCTGTCGCTGCTGGGCACCTTCCTGGTCCGTTCGGGCGTGTTGACCAGCGTGCATGCCTTCGCCGCCGATCCCTCGCGCGGCTTGTTCGTGCTGATCTTCCTCGGCATCGTGATCGGCGGCTCGCTGCTGCTGTACGCGCTGCGCGCGCCGTCGGGCGAGGAAAACGCCGGCAAGCCGTTCGAACTGATGTCGCGCGAGACCTTGCTGCTCGGCAACAACCTGTTGCTGGCGACCGCGTGCGCGATGGTGCTGCTGGGCACCTTGTATCCCTTGCTCGCCGATGCGCTGGACCTGGGCAAGATCTCGGTCGGCCCGCCCTACTTCGCGCTGATGTTCGTGCTGCTGATGACGCCGCTGGTGTTGCTGCTGCCGTTCGGCCCGCTGTTCCGCTGGCAGCGCGAACAGGCCTCGCGCCCGCTGGCGATGCTGATTCCGTGGGCCGGGCTCGCGCTCGGCGCCGCCATCGCCGCGTATTTCCTGGCGCCGCAGAGCCCGCTCAAGGTCGCCGCGGGCGTCGGCGGCGCGGTCTGGGTCGCGGCCGGCACGCTGCGCTTCGTGTGGACGCGCGTGCGCGGCAAGGGCAATGCCTTCACCGCGGAAATGCTCGGCATGACCCTGGCCCATCTGGGCGTGGCGGTGTTCCTGATCGGCGCCTTGCTGGTCGAAGGCCTGAGCGTGCAGCGCGAAGTCGCGCTCGCGCCGGGCAAGAGCCTGGACCTGGGCCGCTATTCGTTCCGCTTCGACAGCGTCAAGCACAGCGTCGGACCGAATTACGAAGCCGACTACGGCACCGTGACCGTGTTCGACGGCGGCGAACTGCTGACCGTGATGCATCCGGAAAAACGCGCCTACGCCAGCGGCGGCCAGGTCCTGACCGAAGCCGCGCTGGCCCCGGGCCTCACCCGCGATCTGTACGTCGCGCTCGGCGAACCGCTCGGCGGCGGCGCCTGGGCGGTGCGCGTCCACATCAAGCCGTTCGTGCGCTGGGTCTGGCTGGGCGCGCTGCTGATGATGCTCGGTGGTCTGGTGGCGGCGACCGATCGACGCTT
- the ccmE gene encoding cytochrome c maturation protein CcmE: MNPTRRRRLLWVLGLVAAAGVATALVATALQRNVAYLYTPSEILRGDASERARFRLGGMVAEGSFKRASGSMDAHFSVTDGDALMPVVYTGILPDLFREKQAVVATGRMQGGTFVAEEILAKHDETYMPKEVADKMGQAHKKHDVAAPGGVEPAR; the protein is encoded by the coding sequence ATGAATCCCACCCGTCGCCGTCGCCTGTTGTGGGTGCTGGGCCTGGTCGCCGCCGCCGGCGTCGCCACCGCCCTGGTCGCAACCGCGTTGCAGCGCAACGTCGCGTATCTGTACACGCCCAGCGAGATCCTGCGCGGCGATGCCAGCGAGCGCGCGCGCTTCCGCCTCGGCGGGATGGTCGCGGAGGGTTCGTTCAAGCGCGCATCGGGTTCGATGGACGCGCATTTCAGCGTCACCGACGGCGATGCGCTGATGCCGGTGGTCTACACCGGCATCCTGCCCGATCTGTTCCGGGAGAAGCAGGCGGTGGTCGCGACCGGACGCATGCAGGGCGGCACCTTCGTCGCCGAGGAAATCCTGGCCAAGCACGACGAAACCTATATGCCCAAGGAAGTCGCCGACAAGATGGGGCAGGCGCACAAGAAGCATGATGTCGCGGCGCCGGGTGGCGTGGAGCCCGCGCGTTGA
- the ccmD gene encoding heme exporter protein CcmD — MEYRNYLIAAYAVFFIVLGWDFFAGQWQVRRELRQARKRAARDAARSTPSELSR; from the coding sequence ATGGAATACCGCAATTACCTCATCGCTGCCTACGCAGTGTTCTTCATCGTGCTGGGCTGGGATTTCTTCGCCGGCCAGTGGCAGGTCCGCCGCGAATTGCGCCAGGCGCGCAAGCGCGCGGCGCGCGACGCGGCACGCAGCACCCCCAGTGAGTTGAGCCGATGA